A stretch of the Oncorhynchus clarkii lewisi isolate Uvic-CL-2024 chromosome 9, UVic_Ocla_1.0, whole genome shotgun sequence genome encodes the following:
- the LOC139416569 gene encoding cold shock domain-containing protein E1-like isoform X38 has product MGSPWKGFVEFTLPTSPPAAFISADLSSTSPIGLSLSPYGRSMSFDPGMLHNNGHTAFANGTAAGIRETGVVEKLLTSYGFIQCSERQARLFFHCSQYNGNLQELKIGDDVEFEVSSDRRTGKPIAVKLLKIKPEVLPEERISGQVVSAIPTHLDGKSTPGQVPTGSVCYERNGEVFYLTYTPDDIEGNMHLDTGDKVSFYMETNKHTGAVSAHNIVLVKKKQMRCQGVVCATKEAFGFIERADVVKEIFFHYSEFKGDLEALQAGDDVEFTIKERNGKEVATDVRLLAQGTVIFEDISIEQFEGTVVKVIPKVPTKNQNDPLPGRICARISFTDKELLFGEKDTKSKVTLLEGDHVKFNISTDRRDKLERATNIDILPDTFHFTKESREMVRTMRRSMGVIAAMRDGFGFIKCVDRDARMFFHFSEVLEEGQLHISDEVEFTVVPDMLSAQRNHAVRIKKLPKGTVSFHTQSEQRFVGVVEKEATAAITNKSASPSKAKEKEAEEGVISYEDCGVKLTVSYHVKDLEGATQPQAGDKVEFSINEVKRTGQQSAVTIKILNRTVNTKRLLGYIATLKDNFGFIETANHDQEIFFHYSELCGDLENLELGDTVEYTLSKGKGNKVSAEKVTKVVAVNGVGQDVGETVMLGKVVRPLRSVDPSQTEYQGLIELLEEDGTKCQNYSFGIVGMANKADCLQKGEMVKFQLCTVAQTGQKMACNVVPQRKALVECVKDQFGFITYEVGESKKLFFHVKEVHDGLELQTGDEVEFSVILNQRTGKCSACNVRRVSEGPKPVATPRPDRLVNRLKSITLDDASAPRLVIVRQPRGPDNSKGFNVERKTRQPGVID; this is encoded by the exons ATGGGCAGCCCCTGGAAAGGCTTTGTTGAGTTTACCTTGCCCACGTCGCCACCTGCCGCGTTTATTAGCGCTGACCTGAGCAGCACCTCCCCCATCGGACTCAGCCTGTCACCATACGGCCGATCC ATGAGTTTTGACCCTGGCATGCTCCACAACAACGGGCACACAGCGTTTGCCAACGGCACGGCGGCGGGCATCAGGGAGACTGGAGTGGTGGAGAAGCTGCTCACCTCCTACGGGTTCATCCAGTGCTCGGAGCGGCAGGCGCGCCTCTTCTTTCACTGCTCCCAGTACAATGGCAACCTGCAGGAGCTCAAGATAGGAG ATGATGTGGAGTTTGAAGTGTCCTCAGACAGGCGCACTGGCAAGCCCATAGCAGTGAAGCTGCTTAAGATCAAACCAGAGGTGCTTCCAGAGGAGCGCATCTCGGGCCAG GTTGTCTCAGCGATTCCCACTCACCTGGATGGCAAATCTACACCGGGGCAGGTGCCCACTGGCAGTGTGTGTTACGAGAGAAACGGG GAGGTGTTTTACCTGACCTACACCCCAGATGACATAGAGGGAAACATGCACCTGGACACGGGAGACAAAGTCAGCTTCTACATGGAAACCAACAAGCA CACTGGTGCAGTCAGTGCTCACAACATCGTCCTGGTAAAGAAGAAACAGATGAGGTGCCAGGGGGTTGTCTGTGCCACCAAG GAGGCCTTTGGGTTCATTGAGAGGGCTGACGTGGTGAAGGAGATCTTCTTCCACTACAGCGAGTTCAAGGGTGACCTGGAGGCCCTACAGGCCGGCGACGACGTGGAGTTCACCATCAAAGAGAGAAAC GGGAAAGAGGTGGCCACCGACGTGAGGCTGCTCGCCCAGGGAACAGTCATATTTGAGGACATCAGCATTGAGCAGTTTGAAGGCACTGTCGTCAAAGTCATCCCTAAAGTTCCAACCAAGAACCAG AATGATCCGCTTCCAGGCCGCATCTGTGCTAGGATCAGCTTCACGGACAAGGAGCTGCTTTTCGGCGAGAAGGATACCAAGTCCAAGGTGACCCTGCTTGAGGGCGACCATGTGAAGTTCAACATCTCAACAGACCGCAGGGACAAGCTGGAGCGGGCCACCAACATCGACATCCTGCCTGACACCTTCCACTTCACTAAGGAGTCCCGTGAGATGGTAAGGACCATGAGGAGATCTATG GGTGTGATCGCTGCAATGCGTGACGGCTTTGGCTTCATCAAGTGTGTAGACCGGGACGCCAGGATGTTCTTTCACTTTAGCGAGGTGCTGGAGGAGGGCCAGCTGCACATCTCTGATGAAGTCGAGTTCACAGTTGTGCCC GACATGCTGTCTGCCCAGAGGAACCATGCAGTGCGCATCAAGAAGCTGCCCAAGGGCACAGTCTCCTTCCACACCCAGTCTGAGCAGCGCTTTGTGGGTGTGGTGGAGAAAGAGGCCACAGCAGCTATCACCAACAAGAGTGCCAGCCCCAGCAAGGCCAAAGAGAAG GAAGCAGAAGAGGGAGTGATTTCTTATGAGGACTGTGGAGTGAAACTGACTGTGTCGTACCACGTCAAAGATCTGGAGGGAGCTACCCAGCCACAGGCAGGAGACAAG GTGGAGTTCTCCATCAATGAGGTAAAGAGGACGGGCCAACAGAGCGCTGTCACCATCAAGATCCTCAACCGCACCGTCAACACCAAGAGGCTGCTGGGATACATTGCCACCCTGAAAGACAACTTTGGCTTCATAGAGACAGCCAATCACGATCAAGAGATTTTCTTTCATTACAG TGAGCTGTGTGGAGACTTGGAGAATCTGGAGCTGGGCGACACTGTGGAATATACCCTGTCCAAGGGCAAAGGAAACAAAGTCAGCGCTGAGAAGGTTACTAAGGTGGTAGCAG TGAATGGTGTGGGGCAGGATGTTGGTGAGACAGTGATGTTGGGGAAGGTGGTGCGCCCTCTGCGCAGTGTGGACCCATCCCAGACAGAGTACCAGGGGCTCATTGAGCTCTTGGAGGAAG ATGGCACTAAGTGTCAGAATTACTCCTTTGGCATCGTGGGCATGGCGAACAAGGCAGACTGTCTGCAGAAAGGCGAGATGGTGAAGTTCCAGCTGTGCACAGTGGCTCAGACAGGACAGAAGATGGCCTGCAACGTTGTCCCCCAACGTAAAGCCCTGGTGGAGTGCGTCAAGGACCAG TTTGGTTTTATCACGTATGAAGTTGGCGAGAGTAAGAAGCTGTTTTTCCATGTCAAAGAGGTGCATGATGGCTTGGAGCTCCAGACCGGGGATGAGGTGGAGTTCTCAGTCATCCTCAACCAACGCACAGGGAAATGTAGTGCCTGCAACGTGCGCAGAGTTAG TGAAGGGCCTAAACCGGTGGCAACCCCCCGTCCTGATCGCTTGGTCAACCGGCTCAAGAGCATCACCCTGGATGACGCTAGTGCCCCCCGCCTAGTTATTGTGAGACAGCCCCGCGGCCCTGACAATTCAAAG GGCTTCAATGTGGAGAGGAAGACCCGTCAGCCGGGTGTCATTGACTGA
- the LOC139416569 gene encoding cold shock domain-containing protein E1-like isoform X46 has product MSFDPGMLHNNGHTAFANGTAAGIRETGVVEKLLTSYGFIQCSERQARLFFHCSQYNGNLQELKIGDDVEFEVSSDRRTGKPIAVKLLKIKPEVLPEERISGQVVSAIPTHLDGKSTPGQVPTGSVCYERNGEVFYLTYTPDDIEGNMHLDTGDKVSFYMETNKHTGAVSAHNIVLVKKKQMRCQGVVCATKEAFGFIERADVVKEIFFHYSEFKGDLEALQAGDDVEFTIKERNGKEVATDVRLLAQGTVIFEDISIEQFEGTVVKVIPKVPTKNQNDPLPGRICARISFTDKELLFGEKDTKSKVTLLEGDHVKFNISTDRRDKLERATNIDILPDTFHFTKESREMVRTMRRSMGVIAAMRDGFGFIKCVDRDARMFFHFSEVLEEGQLHISDEVEFTVVPVSPERTPMDMLSAQRNHAVRIKKLPKGTVSFHTQSEQRFVGVVEKEATAAITNKSASPSKAKEKEAEEGVISYEDCGVKLTVSYHVKDLEGATQPQAGDKVEFSINEVKRTGQQSAVTIKILNRTVNTKRLLGYIATLKDNFGFIETANHDQEIFFHYSELCGDLENLELGDTVEYTLSKGKGNKVSAEKVTKVVAVNGVGQDVGETVMLGKVVRPLRSVDPSQTEYQGLIELLEEDGTKCQNYSFGIVGMANKADCLQKGEMVKFQLCTVAQTGQKMACNVVPQRKALVECVKDQFGFITYEVGESKKLFFHVKEVHDGLELQTGDEVEFSVILNQRTGKCSACNVRRVSEGPKPVATPRPDRLVNRLKSITLDDASAPRLVIVRQPRGPDNSKGFNVERKTRQPGVID; this is encoded by the exons ATGAGTTTTGACCCTGGCATGCTCCACAACAACGGGCACACAGCGTTTGCCAACGGCACGGCGGCGGGCATCAGGGAGACTGGAGTGGTGGAGAAGCTGCTCACCTCCTACGGGTTCATCCAGTGCTCGGAGCGGCAGGCGCGCCTCTTCTTTCACTGCTCCCAGTACAATGGCAACCTGCAGGAGCTCAAGATAGGAG ATGATGTGGAGTTTGAAGTGTCCTCAGACAGGCGCACTGGCAAGCCCATAGCAGTGAAGCTGCTTAAGATCAAACCAGAGGTGCTTCCAGAGGAGCGCATCTCGGGCCAG GTTGTCTCAGCGATTCCCACTCACCTGGATGGCAAATCTACACCGGGGCAGGTGCCCACTGGCAGTGTGTGTTACGAGAGAAACGGG GAGGTGTTTTACCTGACCTACACCCCAGATGACATAGAGGGAAACATGCACCTGGACACGGGAGACAAAGTCAGCTTCTACATGGAAACCAACAAGCA CACTGGTGCAGTCAGTGCTCACAACATCGTCCTGGTAAAGAAGAAACAGATGAGGTGCCAGGGGGTTGTCTGTGCCACCAAG GAGGCCTTTGGGTTCATTGAGAGGGCTGACGTGGTGAAGGAGATCTTCTTCCACTACAGCGAGTTCAAGGGTGACCTGGAGGCCCTACAGGCCGGCGACGACGTGGAGTTCACCATCAAAGAGAGAAAC GGGAAAGAGGTGGCCACCGACGTGAGGCTGCTCGCCCAGGGAACAGTCATATTTGAGGACATCAGCATTGAGCAGTTTGAAGGCACTGTCGTCAAAGTCATCCCTAAAGTTCCAACCAAGAACCAG AATGATCCGCTTCCAGGCCGCATCTGTGCTAGGATCAGCTTCACGGACAAGGAGCTGCTTTTCGGCGAGAAGGATACCAAGTCCAAGGTGACCCTGCTTGAGGGCGACCATGTGAAGTTCAACATCTCAACAGACCGCAGGGACAAGCTGGAGCGGGCCACCAACATCGACATCCTGCCTGACACCTTCCACTTCACTAAGGAGTCCCGTGAGATGGTAAGGACCATGAGGAGATCTATG GGTGTGATCGCTGCAATGCGTGACGGCTTTGGCTTCATCAAGTGTGTAGACCGGGACGCCAGGATGTTCTTTCACTTTAGCGAGGTGCTGGAGGAGGGCCAGCTGCACATCTCTGATGAAGTCGAGTTCACAGTTGTGCCCGTGAGTCCAGAGAGAACGCCCATG GACATGCTGTCTGCCCAGAGGAACCATGCAGTGCGCATCAAGAAGCTGCCCAAGGGCACAGTCTCCTTCCACACCCAGTCTGAGCAGCGCTTTGTGGGTGTGGTGGAGAAAGAGGCCACAGCAGCTATCACCAACAAGAGTGCCAGCCCCAGCAAGGCCAAAGAGAAG GAAGCAGAAGAGGGAGTGATTTCTTATGAGGACTGTGGAGTGAAACTGACTGTGTCGTACCACGTCAAAGATCTGGAGGGAGCTACCCAGCCACAGGCAGGAGACAAG GTGGAGTTCTCCATCAATGAGGTAAAGAGGACGGGCCAACAGAGCGCTGTCACCATCAAGATCCTCAACCGCACCGTCAACACCAAGAGGCTGCTGGGATACATTGCCACCCTGAAAGACAACTTTGGCTTCATAGAGACAGCCAATCACGATCAAGAGATTTTCTTTCATTACAG TGAGCTGTGTGGAGACTTGGAGAATCTGGAGCTGGGCGACACTGTGGAATATACCCTGTCCAAGGGCAAAGGAAACAAAGTCAGCGCTGAGAAGGTTACTAAGGTGGTAGCAG TGAATGGTGTGGGGCAGGATGTTGGTGAGACAGTGATGTTGGGGAAGGTGGTGCGCCCTCTGCGCAGTGTGGACCCATCCCAGACAGAGTACCAGGGGCTCATTGAGCTCTTGGAGGAAG ATGGCACTAAGTGTCAGAATTACTCCTTTGGCATCGTGGGCATGGCGAACAAGGCAGACTGTCTGCAGAAAGGCGAGATGGTGAAGTTCCAGCTGTGCACAGTGGCTCAGACAGGACAGAAGATGGCCTGCAACGTTGTCCCCCAACGTAAAGCCCTGGTGGAGTGCGTCAAGGACCAG TTTGGTTTTATCACGTATGAAGTTGGCGAGAGTAAGAAGCTGTTTTTCCATGTCAAAGAGGTGCATGATGGCTTGGAGCTCCAGACCGGGGATGAGGTGGAGTTCTCAGTCATCCTCAACCAACGCACAGGGAAATGTAGTGCCTGCAACGTGCGCAGAGTTAG TGAAGGGCCTAAACCGGTGGCAACCCCCCGTCCTGATCGCTTGGTCAACCGGCTCAAGAGCATCACCCTGGATGACGCTAGTGCCCCCCGCCTAGTTATTGTGAGACAGCCCCGCGGCCCTGACAATTCAAAG GGCTTCAATGTGGAGAGGAAGACCCGTCAGCCGGGTGTCATTGACTGA
- the LOC139416569 gene encoding cold shock domain-containing protein E1-like isoform X17: MGSPWKGFVEFTLPTSPPAAFISADLSSTSPIGLSLSPYGRSMSFDPGMLHNNGHTAFANGTAAGIRETGVVEKLLTSYGFIQCSERQARLFFHCSQYNGNLQELKIGDDVEFEVSSDRRTGKPIAVKLLKIKPEVLPEERISGQVGPDSHASPFTVLHGYIHPVVSAIPTHLDGKSTPGQVPTGSVCYERNGEVFYLTYTPDDIEGNMHLDTGDKVSFYMETNKHTGAVSAHNIVLVKKKQMRCQGVVCATKEAFGFIERADVVKEIFFHYSEFKGDLEALQAGDDVEFTIKERNGKEVATDVRLLAQGTVIFEDISIEQFEGTVVKVIPKVPTKNQNDPLPGRICARISFTDKELLFGEKDTKSKVTLLEGDHVKFNISTDRRDKLERATNIDILPDTFHFTKESREMVRTMRRSMGVIAAMRDGFGFIKCVDRDARMFFHFSEVLEEGQLHISDEVEFTVVPVSPERTPMDMLSAQRNHAVRIKKLPKGTVSFHTQSEQRFVGVVEKEATAAITNKSASPSKAKEKEAEEGVISYEDCGVKLTVSYHVKDLEGATQPQAGDKVEFSINEVKRTGQQSAVTIKILNRTVNTKRLLGYIATLKDNFGFIETANHDQEIFFHYSELCGDLENLELGDTVEYTLSKGKGNKVSAEKVTKVVAVNGVGQDVGETVMLGKVVRPLRSVDPSQTEYQGLIELLEEDGTKCQNYSFGIVGMANKADCLQKGEMVKFQLCTVAQTGQKMACNVVPQRKALVECVKDQFGFITYEVGESKKLFFHVKEVHDGLELQTGDEVEFSVILNQRTGKCSACNVRRVSEGPKPVATPRPDRLVNRLKSITLDDASAPRLVIVRQPRGPDNSKGFNVERKTRQPGVID, encoded by the exons ATGGGCAGCCCCTGGAAAGGCTTTGTTGAGTTTACCTTGCCCACGTCGCCACCTGCCGCGTTTATTAGCGCTGACCTGAGCAGCACCTCCCCCATCGGACTCAGCCTGTCACCATACGGCCGATCC ATGAGTTTTGACCCTGGCATGCTCCACAACAACGGGCACACAGCGTTTGCCAACGGCACGGCGGCGGGCATCAGGGAGACTGGAGTGGTGGAGAAGCTGCTCACCTCCTACGGGTTCATCCAGTGCTCGGAGCGGCAGGCGCGCCTCTTCTTTCACTGCTCCCAGTACAATGGCAACCTGCAGGAGCTCAAGATAGGAG ATGATGTGGAGTTTGAAGTGTCCTCAGACAGGCGCACTGGCAAGCCCATAGCAGTGAAGCTGCTTAAGATCAAACCAGAGGTGCTTCCAGAGGAGCGCATCTCGGGCCAGGTGGGGCCAGACTCGCACGCCTCTCCCTTTACTGTGCTGCATGGTTATATTCATCCA GTTGTCTCAGCGATTCCCACTCACCTGGATGGCAAATCTACACCGGGGCAGGTGCCCACTGGCAGTGTGTGTTACGAGAGAAACGGG GAGGTGTTTTACCTGACCTACACCCCAGATGACATAGAGGGAAACATGCACCTGGACACGGGAGACAAAGTCAGCTTCTACATGGAAACCAACAAGCA CACTGGTGCAGTCAGTGCTCACAACATCGTCCTGGTAAAGAAGAAACAGATGAGGTGCCAGGGGGTTGTCTGTGCCACCAAG GAGGCCTTTGGGTTCATTGAGAGGGCTGACGTGGTGAAGGAGATCTTCTTCCACTACAGCGAGTTCAAGGGTGACCTGGAGGCCCTACAGGCCGGCGACGACGTGGAGTTCACCATCAAAGAGAGAAAC GGGAAAGAGGTGGCCACCGACGTGAGGCTGCTCGCCCAGGGAACAGTCATATTTGAGGACATCAGCATTGAGCAGTTTGAAGGCACTGTCGTCAAAGTCATCCCTAAAGTTCCAACCAAGAACCAG AATGATCCGCTTCCAGGCCGCATCTGTGCTAGGATCAGCTTCACGGACAAGGAGCTGCTTTTCGGCGAGAAGGATACCAAGTCCAAGGTGACCCTGCTTGAGGGCGACCATGTGAAGTTCAACATCTCAACAGACCGCAGGGACAAGCTGGAGCGGGCCACCAACATCGACATCCTGCCTGACACCTTCCACTTCACTAAGGAGTCCCGTGAGATGGTAAGGACCATGAGGAGATCTATG GGTGTGATCGCTGCAATGCGTGACGGCTTTGGCTTCATCAAGTGTGTAGACCGGGACGCCAGGATGTTCTTTCACTTTAGCGAGGTGCTGGAGGAGGGCCAGCTGCACATCTCTGATGAAGTCGAGTTCACAGTTGTGCCCGTGAGTCCAGAGAGAACGCCCATG GACATGCTGTCTGCCCAGAGGAACCATGCAGTGCGCATCAAGAAGCTGCCCAAGGGCACAGTCTCCTTCCACACCCAGTCTGAGCAGCGCTTTGTGGGTGTGGTGGAGAAAGAGGCCACAGCAGCTATCACCAACAAGAGTGCCAGCCCCAGCAAGGCCAAAGAGAAG GAAGCAGAAGAGGGAGTGATTTCTTATGAGGACTGTGGAGTGAAACTGACTGTGTCGTACCACGTCAAAGATCTGGAGGGAGCTACCCAGCCACAGGCAGGAGACAAG GTGGAGTTCTCCATCAATGAGGTAAAGAGGACGGGCCAACAGAGCGCTGTCACCATCAAGATCCTCAACCGCACCGTCAACACCAAGAGGCTGCTGGGATACATTGCCACCCTGAAAGACAACTTTGGCTTCATAGAGACAGCCAATCACGATCAAGAGATTTTCTTTCATTACAG TGAGCTGTGTGGAGACTTGGAGAATCTGGAGCTGGGCGACACTGTGGAATATACCCTGTCCAAGGGCAAAGGAAACAAAGTCAGCGCTGAGAAGGTTACTAAGGTGGTAGCAG TGAATGGTGTGGGGCAGGATGTTGGTGAGACAGTGATGTTGGGGAAGGTGGTGCGCCCTCTGCGCAGTGTGGACCCATCCCAGACAGAGTACCAGGGGCTCATTGAGCTCTTGGAGGAAG ATGGCACTAAGTGTCAGAATTACTCCTTTGGCATCGTGGGCATGGCGAACAAGGCAGACTGTCTGCAGAAAGGCGAGATGGTGAAGTTCCAGCTGTGCACAGTGGCTCAGACAGGACAGAAGATGGCCTGCAACGTTGTCCCCCAACGTAAAGCCCTGGTGGAGTGCGTCAAGGACCAG TTTGGTTTTATCACGTATGAAGTTGGCGAGAGTAAGAAGCTGTTTTTCCATGTCAAAGAGGTGCATGATGGCTTGGAGCTCCAGACCGGGGATGAGGTGGAGTTCTCAGTCATCCTCAACCAACGCACAGGGAAATGTAGTGCCTGCAACGTGCGCAGAGTTAG TGAAGGGCCTAAACCGGTGGCAACCCCCCGTCCTGATCGCTTGGTCAACCGGCTCAAGAGCATCACCCTGGATGACGCTAGTGCCCCCCGCCTAGTTATTGTGAGACAGCCCCGCGGCCCTGACAATTCAAAG GGCTTCAATGTGGAGAGGAAGACCCGTCAGCCGGGTGTCATTGACTGA
- the LOC139416569 gene encoding cold shock domain-containing protein E1-like isoform X23, with protein sequence MGSPWKGFVEFTLPTSPPAAFISADLSSTSPIGLSLSPYGRSMSFDPGMLHNNGHTAFANGTAAGIRETGVVEKLLTSYGFIQCSERQARLFFHCSQYNGNLQELKIGDDVEFEVSSDRRTGKPIAVKLLKIKPEVLPEERISGQVGPDSHASPFTVLHGYIHPVVSAIPTHLDGKSTPGQVPTGSVCYERNGEVFYLTYTPDDIEGNMHLDTGDKVSFYMETNKHTGAVSAHNIVLVKKKQMRCQGVVCATKEAFGFIERADVVKEIFFHYSEFKGDLEALQAGDDVEFTIKERNGKEVATDVRLLAQGTVIFEDISIEQFEGTVVKVIPKVPTKNQNDPLPGRICARISFTDKELLFGEKDTKSKVTLLEGDHVKFNISTDRRDKLERATNIDILPDTFHFTKESREMVRTMRRSMGVIAAMRDGFGFIKCVDRDARMFFHFSEVLEEGQLHISDEVEFTVVPDMLSAQRNHAVRIKKLPKGTVSFHTQSEQRFVGVVEKEATAAITNKSASPSKAKEKEAEEGVISYEDCGVKLTVSYHVKDLEGATQPQAGDKVEFSINEVKRTGQQSAVTIKILNRTVNTKRLLGYIATLKDNFGFIETANHDQEIFFHYSELCGDLENLELGDTVEYTLSKGKGNKVSAEKVTKVVAVNGVGQDVGETVMLGKVVRPLRSVDPSQTEYQGLIELLEEDGTKCQNYSFGIVGMANKADCLQKGEMVKFQLCTVAQTGQKMACNVVPQRKALVECVKDQFGFITYEVGESKKLFFHVKEVHDGLELQTGDEVEFSVILNQRTGKCSACNVRRVSEGPKPVATPRPDRLVNRLKSITLDDASAPRLVIVRQPRGPDNSKGFNVERKTRQPGVID encoded by the exons ATGGGCAGCCCCTGGAAAGGCTTTGTTGAGTTTACCTTGCCCACGTCGCCACCTGCCGCGTTTATTAGCGCTGACCTGAGCAGCACCTCCCCCATCGGACTCAGCCTGTCACCATACGGCCGATCC ATGAGTTTTGACCCTGGCATGCTCCACAACAACGGGCACACAGCGTTTGCCAACGGCACGGCGGCGGGCATCAGGGAGACTGGAGTGGTGGAGAAGCTGCTCACCTCCTACGGGTTCATCCAGTGCTCGGAGCGGCAGGCGCGCCTCTTCTTTCACTGCTCCCAGTACAATGGCAACCTGCAGGAGCTCAAGATAGGAG ATGATGTGGAGTTTGAAGTGTCCTCAGACAGGCGCACTGGCAAGCCCATAGCAGTGAAGCTGCTTAAGATCAAACCAGAGGTGCTTCCAGAGGAGCGCATCTCGGGCCAGGTGGGGCCAGACTCGCACGCCTCTCCCTTTACTGTGCTGCATGGTTATATTCATCCA GTTGTCTCAGCGATTCCCACTCACCTGGATGGCAAATCTACACCGGGGCAGGTGCCCACTGGCAGTGTGTGTTACGAGAGAAACGGG GAGGTGTTTTACCTGACCTACACCCCAGATGACATAGAGGGAAACATGCACCTGGACACGGGAGACAAAGTCAGCTTCTACATGGAAACCAACAAGCA CACTGGTGCAGTCAGTGCTCACAACATCGTCCTGGTAAAGAAGAAACAGATGAGGTGCCAGGGGGTTGTCTGTGCCACCAAG GAGGCCTTTGGGTTCATTGAGAGGGCTGACGTGGTGAAGGAGATCTTCTTCCACTACAGCGAGTTCAAGGGTGACCTGGAGGCCCTACAGGCCGGCGACGACGTGGAGTTCACCATCAAAGAGAGAAAC GGGAAAGAGGTGGCCACCGACGTGAGGCTGCTCGCCCAGGGAACAGTCATATTTGAGGACATCAGCATTGAGCAGTTTGAAGGCACTGTCGTCAAAGTCATCCCTAAAGTTCCAACCAAGAACCAG AATGATCCGCTTCCAGGCCGCATCTGTGCTAGGATCAGCTTCACGGACAAGGAGCTGCTTTTCGGCGAGAAGGATACCAAGTCCAAGGTGACCCTGCTTGAGGGCGACCATGTGAAGTTCAACATCTCAACAGACCGCAGGGACAAGCTGGAGCGGGCCACCAACATCGACATCCTGCCTGACACCTTCCACTTCACTAAGGAGTCCCGTGAGATGGTAAGGACCATGAGGAGATCTATG GGTGTGATCGCTGCAATGCGTGACGGCTTTGGCTTCATCAAGTGTGTAGACCGGGACGCCAGGATGTTCTTTCACTTTAGCGAGGTGCTGGAGGAGGGCCAGCTGCACATCTCTGATGAAGTCGAGTTCACAGTTGTGCCC GACATGCTGTCTGCCCAGAGGAACCATGCAGTGCGCATCAAGAAGCTGCCCAAGGGCACAGTCTCCTTCCACACCCAGTCTGAGCAGCGCTTTGTGGGTGTGGTGGAGAAAGAGGCCACAGCAGCTATCACCAACAAGAGTGCCAGCCCCAGCAAGGCCAAAGAGAAG GAAGCAGAAGAGGGAGTGATTTCTTATGAGGACTGTGGAGTGAAACTGACTGTGTCGTACCACGTCAAAGATCTGGAGGGAGCTACCCAGCCACAGGCAGGAGACAAG GTGGAGTTCTCCATCAATGAGGTAAAGAGGACGGGCCAACAGAGCGCTGTCACCATCAAGATCCTCAACCGCACCGTCAACACCAAGAGGCTGCTGGGATACATTGCCACCCTGAAAGACAACTTTGGCTTCATAGAGACAGCCAATCACGATCAAGAGATTTTCTTTCATTACAG TGAGCTGTGTGGAGACTTGGAGAATCTGGAGCTGGGCGACACTGTGGAATATACCCTGTCCAAGGGCAAAGGAAACAAAGTCAGCGCTGAGAAGGTTACTAAGGTGGTAGCAG TGAATGGTGTGGGGCAGGATGTTGGTGAGACAGTGATGTTGGGGAAGGTGGTGCGCCCTCTGCGCAGTGTGGACCCATCCCAGACAGAGTACCAGGGGCTCATTGAGCTCTTGGAGGAAG ATGGCACTAAGTGTCAGAATTACTCCTTTGGCATCGTGGGCATGGCGAACAAGGCAGACTGTCTGCAGAAAGGCGAGATGGTGAAGTTCCAGCTGTGCACAGTGGCTCAGACAGGACAGAAGATGGCCTGCAACGTTGTCCCCCAACGTAAAGCCCTGGTGGAGTGCGTCAAGGACCAG TTTGGTTTTATCACGTATGAAGTTGGCGAGAGTAAGAAGCTGTTTTTCCATGTCAAAGAGGTGCATGATGGCTTGGAGCTCCAGACCGGGGATGAGGTGGAGTTCTCAGTCATCCTCAACCAACGCACAGGGAAATGTAGTGCCTGCAACGTGCGCAGAGTTAG TGAAGGGCCTAAACCGGTGGCAACCCCCCGTCCTGATCGCTTGGTCAACCGGCTCAAGAGCATCACCCTGGATGACGCTAGTGCCCCCCGCCTAGTTATTGTGAGACAGCCCCGCGGCCCTGACAATTCAAAG GGCTTCAATGTGGAGAGGAAGACCCGTCAGCCGGGTGTCATTGACTGA